The DNA sequence TGGTGAGCAGCTCCCTGGGTTCCCCGTAGATGACGTGCTCCCTGCCAGCGTACACCCCCATGCCCCCCAGCACTTCCCACACCTCCTCCTCGGGGACACAGTCGCCCTTCAGGAGGATCACCCCCAAGAGCAGCACCAGGAGCCCGGTCTTGGGCATGCCCTGCTCACCGCTCGGCATCCCACCGCACGTGAGGCCCAGGACGGTGACCAGGACGTAGGAGTGGTTGCTGGGGTCCACCTCCTTCACATCCACGCCAAACGCCAGACACATGCACTTGGACGCTTGGCCGAAGATCACGGGGAAGGCGT is a window from the Ailuropoda melanoleuca isolate Jingjing unplaced genomic scaffold, ASM200744v2 unplaced-scaffold10395, whole genome shotgun sequence genome containing:
- the LOC117797638 gene encoding melanoma-associated antigen 11-like is translated as EMLEVVGNDYQDAFPVIFGQASKCMCLAFGVDVKEVDPSNHSYVLVTVLGLTCGGMPSGEQGMPKTGLLVLLLGVILLKGDCVPEEEVWEVLGGMGVYAGREHVIYGEPRELLTNVWVQEGYLEYRQVPGSDPACYEFLWGPRAYAETSKLQVLECLLQVNRRQQPSSLALCEVSEQ